In one window of Lewinellaceae bacterium DNA:
- a CDS encoding insulinase family protein: MKPFHSIFTLLITLLLTTNACQNMEKKNTTEFNIDFEKYQLDNGLQVVLHEDHSDPIVSVAILFHVGSNREVPGRTGFAHFFEHMLFQNSENVGKGNFFRKIEELGGTLNGGTWQDGTIYYEVFPKDALEKVLWMESDRMGYMINTVTVPVLENEKQVVKNEKRQRVDNQPYGHTSYVIDKALYPEGHPYNWQVIGSLEDLEAATIDDVKTFYGTYYGPNNATVVLAGDITPDEIKPLIEKYFGEIKAKPEVPAIKPQPGQVAETIRLVHEDNFANLPELTMVFPSVEDGHPDSYALDYLGAILSDGKRAPLYKEIVEEKKLAPRVAAYNSTGEIAGKFMIRIRANENTDLDSVYQGVINAFQQFEQNGIDDRDMERIKNSQEIAFYDGISSILSKSFQLAQFNTFRGDPGLLEQEIQKILGVTKEDITRVYNQYLKNKPFIATSFVPKGQLDLALANSQTAEVVEEPIVEGAENAPMAEDEVAFDKTPSQIDRSVEPELGASPDFTVPNIWNEQMPDGLLVYGIENTELPLVEFSLRIKGGMLLDDPNKIGVANLMTDIMMEGTQNKTPEELQDAIGLLGSNISMYTNSEYIELSGNSLTRNFDQTMALVQEILLQPRWDAKEFERVKQKTITDIQQRGAQPNAIASNVFNKLIYGPDHILSNSSLGTEASVASITLDDLKSFYASYFAPNISTMHVAGSVTRDQVKKALTGLVDNWHEKEVIIPEYTAQTAPDHPSLYFVDVPNSKQSVVSVGTLAMKASNDDYFMADLVNYKLGGSFNSQLNMTLREEKGYTYGARSQFTRRQNEGAFIANSSVRSNVTKESVDIFKDIIDNYGQNFSQEDLDKTKQTYSKSNARAFETLAQKMNMLENISTFDLPSDYVVQQQEKMKALTLPEAQGLIKKYIDPNKMVYVIIGDGATQMDRLKACGLGQPIQLDRDAVPVTQVLN; encoded by the coding sequence ATGAAACCGTTTCATTCGATTTTTACTTTACTTATCACACTTTTACTTACGACGAATGCCTGTCAAAATATGGAGAAGAAGAATACGACTGAGTTTAATATTGACTTTGAAAAATATCAGCTGGATAACGGGCTGCAAGTGGTTTTGCACGAAGATCACTCCGACCCCATTGTTTCCGTGGCTATCCTCTTTCACGTGGGGTCCAACCGGGAAGTGCCTGGCAGGACCGGATTTGCGCACTTTTTCGAGCATATGCTCTTTCAGAATTCCGAGAACGTGGGCAAAGGAAATTTCTTTCGTAAAATAGAAGAGCTGGGAGGCACCCTCAATGGAGGCACCTGGCAGGATGGTACCATCTATTACGAGGTATTTCCCAAGGATGCGCTGGAAAAAGTCCTGTGGATGGAAAGCGATCGCATGGGTTACATGATCAATACGGTTACCGTACCGGTATTGGAAAATGAAAAGCAGGTCGTGAAAAACGAAAAACGCCAACGGGTGGACAATCAACCCTATGGGCACACCAGTTACGTGATCGACAAAGCGTTGTACCCGGAAGGCCATCCCTATAACTGGCAGGTGATCGGAAGCCTGGAAGATCTCGAAGCGGCGACTATTGATGATGTGAAAACATTTTATGGCACGTATTACGGTCCGAATAATGCCACGGTTGTCCTTGCAGGAGACATCACGCCGGATGAAATCAAGCCTTTGATTGAAAAATATTTCGGTGAGATCAAAGCAAAACCGGAAGTGCCGGCCATTAAGCCGCAGCCTGGGCAGGTCGCCGAAACCATCCGGCTGGTCCATGAAGACAATTTTGCCAATCTTCCTGAGCTGACCATGGTATTTCCATCTGTGGAGGACGGACATCCCGATTCCTATGCACTGGATTATCTCGGTGCCATCCTTTCCGATGGGAAACGGGCTCCCCTGTATAAGGAGATTGTCGAGGAGAAAAAACTGGCTCCCCGAGTTGCTGCCTACAACAGTACCGGAGAAATAGCCGGCAAGTTCATGATCCGCATCCGGGCTAATGAGAATACCGACCTGGACAGTGTCTATCAGGGGGTGATAAACGCGTTCCAGCAATTTGAGCAGAACGGCATCGATGACCGGGACATGGAGCGCATCAAAAATTCCCAGGAGATTGCCTTCTACGATGGCATTTCCAGCATTTTATCCAAGTCATTCCAATTGGCACAATTCAACACTTTCCGTGGAGACCCCGGGCTGCTCGAGCAGGAGATCCAGAAAATCCTCGGCGTCACCAAAGAGGATATCACCCGGGTCTATAACCAATACCTGAAGAATAAGCCCTTTATCGCGACCAGCTTCGTACCGAAAGGACAATTGGATCTGGCCCTGGCCAATTCCCAAACTGCTGAAGTAGTGGAAGAGCCGATCGTGGAAGGAGCGGAAAATGCACCGATGGCCGAGGATGAGGTAGCATTCGATAAGACACCATCCCAGATCGACCGCAGCGTAGAACCTGAATTGGGAGCCTCACCGGATTTTACCGTACCGAATATCTGGAATGAACAAATGCCCGATGGCCTGCTGGTTTATGGCATCGAAAATACTGAATTGCCTCTGGTTGAATTTAGCTTGCGGATCAAAGGAGGCATGTTGCTGGATGACCCGAATAAAATAGGCGTAGCTAACCTGATGACCGACATCATGATGGAAGGGACTCAGAATAAAACCCCGGAAGAATTACAGGATGCCATCGGATTGCTAGGTTCCAACATCAGCATGTACACCAATTCGGAATACATCGAATTATCTGGTAATTCGCTCACACGTAATTTCGACCAGACCATGGCCCTGGTGCAGGAAATCCTGCTGCAGCCTCGCTGGGATGCGAAGGAATTTGAACGGGTGAAGCAAAAGACCATCACCGATATCCAGCAGCGGGGTGCACAGCCCAATGCCATCGCGTCCAATGTATTCAACAAACTGATCTATGGACCTGACCACATCCTTTCCAATTCATCGCTTGGCACAGAAGCATCCGTAGCGTCGATCACGCTTGACGATCTCAAAAGCTTTTATGCCAGCTATTTTGCACCGAACATTTCTACAATGCATGTAGCTGGTTCCGTAACCCGGGATCAGGTAAAAAAAGCTCTGACAGGTCTGGTTGATAACTGGCATGAAAAAGAAGTGATCATACCTGAATATACGGCACAGACGGCGCCGGACCATCCAAGCCTTTATTTTGTAGATGTTCCCAATTCAAAACAATCGGTCGTATCCGTTGGAACACTGGCGATGAAAGCCAGCAATGATGATTATTTCATGGCCGACCTGGTCAATTACAAATTGGGAGGAAGCTTTAATAGTCAACTGAACATGACCCTGCGGGAGGAAAAAGGATATACCTATGGAGCGCGGTCTCAATTCACGCGCCGCCAAAACGAAGGAGCCTTTATCGCCAATAGCAGTGTCCGCAGTAACGTGACCAAGGAGTCAGTGGATATCTTTAAGGATATCATCGATAATTACGGACAAAACTTTTCCCAGGAGGACCTCGACAAAACCAAGCAGACGTATTCCAAGAGCAATGCGCGCGCTTTTGAAACCCTTGCTCAGAAGATGAATATGCTCGAGAACATCAGTACGTTCGATCTCCCGTCGGACTATGTGGTTCAGCAGCAGGAAAAAATGAAAGCACTTACCCTGCCGGAAGCACAGGGCTTGATTAAAAAATACATTGATCCGAACAAAATGGTGTATGTGATCATCGGAGATGGAGCCACCCAGATGGACCGGTTAAAAGCTTGCGGATTGGGTCAGCCCATTCAGCTGGACCGGGATGCCGTACCAGTGACTCAAGTCCTCAACTAA
- a CDS encoding metallophosphoesterase, translated as MRIIQVSDIHIAREGIDTFGVDVRANFVHLLEHIRTLEFDLLAITGDYCFREPRTEIYAWVAEQLKSIRQPIYHIGGNHDHMSYLHEAFQLTLPMHDHELYYRIEYQGKELLFLDSAVGKMSEGQFKWLEDHLNTATGPIILFTHYPPYPMGVPHMDEKYAFQQSGQFDALVQSCAYPVYVFCGHYHGERTVHRGNVHVHIVPSCFFQIDPRTVEFHIEHYRIGFRTIDVLPDQIRTWVNYLPGNKLSLV; from the coding sequence ATGCGTATTATACAGGTCAGCGACATTCATATTGCACGGGAAGGCATTGATACCTTCGGGGTTGATGTCCGTGCAAATTTTGTGCATTTATTGGAGCATATCCGGACACTGGAGTTTGATTTGCTGGCCATAACCGGAGATTACTGTTTCAGGGAACCTCGCACTGAAATCTATGCCTGGGTCGCTGAACAGCTGAAGTCGATCAGACAGCCGATCTACCACATCGGTGGCAATCACGATCATATGTCTTACCTACATGAGGCATTTCAACTGACCCTCCCTATGCATGATCACGAATTATATTACCGGATCGAATATCAGGGTAAGGAGTTGCTTTTCCTGGACAGTGCCGTTGGTAAGATGTCGGAAGGCCAATTTAAGTGGCTGGAGGATCATCTGAATACGGCGACTGGGCCCATAATCCTGTTTACACATTACCCGCCTTATCCGATGGGCGTCCCGCACATGGATGAAAAGTATGCCTTTCAGCAATCCGGTCAGTTTGATGCCCTGGTCCAGTCCTGTGCTTATCCGGTGTACGTATTTTGTGGCCATTATCATGGTGAACGGACCGTCCATCGCGGCAATGTACACGTCCATATCGTACCTTCCTGTTTTTTCCAGATCGACCCGCGTACGGTAGAATTTCATATTGAACATTACCGCATAGGATTCCGGACCATCGATGTGTTACCGGATCAGATACGCACCTGGGTGAATTATTTGCCAGGCAATAAATTGTCACTCGTCTGA
- a CDS encoding O-antigen ligase family protein, with protein MNPTATLDRWLIAYGILLVLCAWTAIYLNLWYIWIIPGLILAGAIALVSYDFYYYLLFALIPFSVEVVFPNGLGTDLPTEPVMILLSGLFVLVLLQNPRTLSIPFFRHPITILLLLHLLWILYTTVTSQHPMTSVKFFLAKSWYILAFYAFTGLLFTPAHWQKAIRWMGLSLLAVVVLVMVRHAATGFAFNRINNVVGPFFRNHVNYGSLVCLSIPLIAGLAWLSPRGWKRNFWLAGTLLLITAMYLSYTRATYVALMGGIGGGLIIYLKQVKTALLLGVALGIAGIFWMLDENRYLDYAPDYDKTVTYYEFESLLDATAKGQDISTMERVYRWVAGMHMIRDRPLFGFGPGNFYNYYKSYTVSSFRTYVSDNPEKSGIHCYYLMTTVEQGIPGFIIFLVMCFYFLYASERAFHHFKKQERIIVLVNAVMMIHILIILLLNDMVETDKVGPFFFFGLAVLAAVESRGQTSDNLLPGK; from the coding sequence ATGAATCCCACGGCTACACTGGACCGATGGCTGATCGCCTATGGAATATTGTTGGTCCTGTGCGCCTGGACGGCTATTTACCTGAATCTGTGGTACATCTGGATAATACCGGGGTTGATCTTAGCTGGAGCAATTGCCCTGGTCAGCTATGACTTCTACTACTACCTTCTTTTTGCGCTAATCCCCTTTTCCGTTGAAGTGGTATTCCCGAATGGACTGGGGACCGATCTTCCGACCGAACCCGTGATGATTTTGTTATCCGGCCTGTTTGTACTGGTCTTACTTCAAAATCCAAGGACCCTGTCAATACCTTTCTTCCGGCACCCCATTACCATTTTGCTGTTATTACATTTGCTTTGGATCCTGTATACAACAGTGACCAGCCAGCACCCCATGACCTCGGTAAAGTTTTTTCTGGCCAAGTCCTGGTATATCCTGGCTTTTTATGCTTTCACCGGCTTGCTTTTCACTCCGGCGCACTGGCAGAAGGCTATCCGATGGATGGGTTTATCATTGCTCGCCGTGGTTGTCCTGGTTATGGTCCGGCATGCGGCAACCGGATTTGCATTCAATCGCATCAATAATGTGGTTGGACCTTTTTTCCGGAATCATGTCAATTACGGTTCACTGGTGTGTTTGTCCATACCGCTGATAGCCGGTCTGGCTTGGCTATCACCCCGGGGATGGAAACGGAATTTTTGGCTGGCCGGGACGTTGCTTTTGATAACAGCCATGTATTTGTCCTACACCCGGGCCACTTATGTTGCATTGATGGGCGGTATCGGAGGAGGGCTGATCATCTACCTTAAGCAGGTAAAGACGGCCTTGTTGTTGGGAGTTGCATTGGGTATTGCTGGTATTTTCTGGATGCTGGATGAAAACCGCTACCTCGATTATGCTCCGGACTACGATAAAACGGTCACGTATTATGAGTTTGAGTCCCTGCTTGATGCCACCGCCAAGGGACAGGATATTTCAACCATGGAAAGAGTATACCGGTGGGTAGCGGGTATGCACATGATCAGGGACCGGCCTCTATTCGGTTTTGGACCCGGCAATTTCTACAACTATTACAAGTCGTATACCGTCAGCAGTTTTCGAACCTACGTTTCGGACAATCCGGAAAAATCGGGTATTCATTGCTATTACCTCATGACTACGGTAGAGCAGGGTATCCCCGGGTTCATCATCTTTCTTGTGATGTGTTTTTATTTTCTGTATGCCTCGGAGCGGGCATTTCATCATTTCAAAAAGCAGGAAAGAATTATTGTATTGGTCAATGCCGTCATGATGATCCACATCTTGATCATTCTATTGCTTAACGACATGGTAGAAACCGATAAAGTAGGTCCGTTTTTCTTCTTTGGGTTAGCCGTGCTGGCTGCAGTGGAATCCAGGGGTCAGACGAGTGACAATTTATTGCCTGGCAAATAA
- a CDS encoding polysaccharide biosynthesis C-terminal domain-containing protein, whose protein sequence is MQSGYLRHIFFLITINLIVKPFYVLFIDRGVQNQLGTTAYGLFFALFNLSYLLYILSDLGIYQYHTRQVAQWTTHQPLQTARIAGAKLWLTGFYLISLLLLALLLGYQQVIILALLLGVYQAVVSWVFFVRSLLNGNGLYRLDAWTSVIDRSSLILLIGLILLIPAWQNHFTLIRFVSLLILSMILALCVGLFFLRRNGITLKIVVGKAGDIWAVIRETMPFALTVILMTLYTRIDGIMLERLAPGGAYQAGVYAASYRLLDAANMIAYLVATLLLPMYSRQLEARQDVYPLYRDAFKLLWVISGITTMAAVFFAEPIMHLLYHEADDQWAQVFTWLMPCFISGGIIYVAGTLITASGDLKAMNWAAGISIGINIVLNAILIPEYQAWGAVIATLITQSLMAVALIYITQQRYRLPQSKLWYGAIISLMIWMAMAWAMQKLPVSWPLRFTLFCLTAIIFSGLIGWLPIKSWWEEIRSRRSA, encoded by the coding sequence ATGCAATCAGGTTATCTCCGGCATATCTTTTTTCTGATCACCATCAACCTGATCGTTAAGCCCTTTTATGTTTTATTCATTGACCGTGGCGTTCAGAACCAGTTGGGCACGACAGCCTATGGTTTGTTTTTCGCTTTGTTCAATTTATCATACCTCCTGTACATTCTGTCCGATCTGGGCATTTATCAATACCATACCCGTCAGGTAGCACAATGGACGACGCACCAGCCGCTCCAGACAGCCCGCATCGCCGGAGCAAAGTTATGGTTGACCGGTTTTTACCTCATCAGCCTTCTCCTTCTGGCCCTTCTTCTGGGTTACCAGCAGGTTATTATACTGGCTTTATTGCTTGGCGTTTATCAGGCTGTGGTATCCTGGGTCTTTTTTGTGCGGTCATTGCTCAATGGTAATGGATTATACCGCCTGGACGCCTGGACATCGGTCATAGACCGGAGTAGTCTGATCCTGCTGATAGGTCTGATCCTGCTCATCCCCGCCTGGCAGAATCACTTCACCTTAATCCGGTTTGTATCATTACTCATTCTGTCCATGATTCTGGCCCTTTGCGTAGGATTGTTTTTTCTTCGCAGGAATGGCATCACATTAAAGATTGTGGTAGGTAAAGCTGGGGATATCTGGGCTGTTATCCGTGAGACCATGCCATTTGCCCTGACCGTGATCCTGATGACCCTTTATACCCGGATTGACGGCATCATGCTTGAGCGACTGGCTCCCGGAGGTGCTTATCAGGCAGGAGTATATGCCGCATCTTACCGGCTTTTGGATGCGGCCAATATGATTGCTTATCTGGTCGCGACCCTGTTATTGCCGATGTACAGCCGGCAACTGGAGGCCCGGCAGGACGTCTATCCGCTCTACCGGGATGCCTTCAAATTGTTGTGGGTGATCAGCGGAATCACCACGATGGCTGCCGTATTTTTTGCGGAACCCATCATGCATCTGTTGTACCACGAGGCCGATGATCAATGGGCGCAGGTCTTTACCTGGCTGATGCCTTGTTTTATATCCGGAGGTATCATTTATGTGGCCGGCACGTTGATTACGGCCTCGGGAGACCTTAAAGCAATGAATTGGGCTGCCGGCATTTCGATCGGGATCAATATTGTATTGAATGCTATCCTGATTCCGGAGTATCAGGCCTGGGGTGCGGTTATAGCAACACTGATAACACAGAGCTTGATGGCGGTGGCGTTAATTTATATTACGCAGCAACGGTATCGTTTGCCCCAGAGTAAGTTGTGGTATGGAGCTATTATTAGCCTGATGATCTGGATGGCCATGGCCTGGGCGATGCAGAAATTGCCGGTATCCTGGCCCCTGCGCTTTACCCTGTTTTGTCTGACAGCAATAATTTTTAGCGGATTGATCGGATGGCTGCCGATAAAATCCTGGTGGGAGGAAATCCGGTCCAGGCGTTCTGCATAA
- the bshA gene encoding N-acetyl-alpha-D-glucosaminyl L-malate synthase BshA — protein sequence MKIGIVCYPTFGGSGVLATELGLGLARRGHMVHFITYRRPARLTGFQENVFYHEVAPFDYPLFEFKPYDTALTSKLVDVVMHEDLDLLHVHYAIPHATVAYLAKKILLRKRHKYTPVVTTLHGTDITLVGIDGSFSPVVEFGINSSDVVTAVSNNLKESTLSYFDIDKEIDVIYNFINFNRFKPANKDHFKKAIAPNGEKILAHVSNFRKIKRVDDVIRIFKKVHDKIPAKLLLIGDGPERPRLEEQCRQLGLCDDTRFLGNQDAVEELLAISDLFLIPSGKESFGLAALEAMACKVPVISSDIGGLPEVNLHGITGYLAPIGAIDKMADFAIELLSNEEKLQEFRENAYQHAQQFDIENILPQYEKIYDKALNQVYQDI from the coding sequence ATGAAGATAGGTATTGTTTGTTATCCCACATTTGGTGGTAGTGGAGTGCTGGCGACAGAACTGGGATTGGGCCTGGCACGCAGAGGACATATGGTCCATTTTATTACCTACCGTCGTCCGGCGAGGCTTACCGGCTTTCAGGAGAACGTCTTTTATCATGAGGTAGCACCGTTCGATTATCCGTTGTTTGAGTTTAAACCCTATGATACAGCACTGACCAGTAAGCTGGTGGATGTGGTCATGCATGAGGACCTGGATTTGCTGCATGTTCATTATGCCATACCACATGCGACGGTCGCTTACCTGGCGAAGAAAATCCTGCTGCGCAAGCGACACAAGTATACGCCGGTGGTAACCACCCTGCATGGTACGGATATTACCCTGGTTGGCATTGACGGATCTTTTTCACCGGTTGTTGAATTCGGGATCAACTCATCCGATGTTGTAACGGCGGTATCGAATAACCTGAAAGAGTCAACACTGTCCTATTTTGACATTGACAAGGAAATTGACGTGATCTATAACTTCATCAATTTTAACCGCTTCAAGCCGGCCAATAAGGATCACTTCAAAAAAGCCATTGCACCAAATGGTGAGAAGATCCTGGCTCATGTATCCAATTTCAGGAAGATCAAGCGGGTGGATGATGTGATAAGAATCTTCAAGAAAGTTCATGATAAAATCCCGGCTAAATTGTTGTTGATCGGGGATGGTCCGGAACGCCCTAGGCTGGAAGAACAATGCAGGCAACTTGGTCTTTGCGATGACACCCGGTTCCTGGGAAACCAGGATGCGGTGGAAGAACTGCTTGCCATTTCAGACCTGTTTTTAATCCCGTCCGGCAAGGAGTCGTTCGGCCTGGCCGCCCTTGAAGCCATGGCCTGTAAAGTGCCGGTAATATCCAGCGACATCGGCGGATTGCCGGAGGTCAATCTGCATGGTATCACCGGATATCTGGCACCTATTGGGGCCATCGATAAAATGGCAGACTTTGCCATTGAATTGCTGTCCAATGAGGAAAAATTGCAGGAATTCCGGGAAAATGCCTACCAGCATGCCCAGCAATTTGATATCGAAAACATCCTGCCCCAATACGAGAAGATCTACGACAAGGCACTGAATCAGGTCTACCAGGACATCTGA
- a CDS encoding MerR family transcriptional regulator: MYSLKDLERLLHIKAQTLRNWEKRYNLISPCRTDQNCRCYTEEDFALLSDITLLKSQGYKLCELAEKDNDAIQAIASQIRQSEQELSEHIDLLLDTLVQLNIERLEKLFDRLLQQYTLDQMIHVVILPLLDQFNLLWLTGRVYTIHERILGQLLKRKLYHACEELTSKASPNSPRILLYSPDNDHKSYLLTIIQYLLLRSSNYQVLPVGMQVTTDELMPVLNHQQADAVMVLLTDSFAYGELDAWIDKLQVSLRPYPLYVVLFPALRTSLKSHPGVKVLQGMDPLVFEFDPV, translated from the coding sequence ATGTATTCCCTGAAAGATCTAGAACGCTTATTGCATATTAAAGCCCAGACGCTGCGCAACTGGGAGAAACGGTACAACCTGATCAGCCCCTGCCGCACCGACCAAAATTGCCGTTGTTATACCGAAGAAGATTTTGCCTTACTGAGTGATATCACCCTGCTAAAATCGCAGGGATACAAGCTTTGTGAACTGGCTGAAAAGGATAATGATGCCATTCAGGCCATCGCATCGCAGATCCGCCAGTCCGAGCAAGAGTTGTCGGAACACATCGATCTGTTGCTGGACACCCTGGTCCAATTGAATATCGAGCGACTGGAGAAGCTGTTTGACCGGCTGCTGCAACAGTACACGCTGGACCAGATGATTCATGTGGTGATTCTGCCATTACTGGACCAGTTCAATCTACTATGGCTTACCGGCAGAGTCTATACGATTCATGAGAGGATATTAGGCCAGTTGTTGAAGCGAAAATTATATCATGCCTGTGAAGAACTCACATCAAAGGCCAGTCCCAATAGCCCGCGTATCCTGCTCTACAGCCCGGACAATGATCACAAATCGTATTTGCTTACGATCATCCAATACCTCCTGCTTCGGAGTAGCAATTACCAGGTACTTCCGGTAGGTATGCAGGTGACCACCGATGAACTGATGCCTGTGTTAAACCACCAGCAGGCAGACGCTGTCATGGTCCTGCTTACCGACAGTTTTGCTTATGGAGAGCTGGATGCCTGGATCGATAAGTTACAGGTATCGCTGCGTCCCTATCCATTGTATGTGGTTTTATTTCCCGCCCTGAGGACTTCACTCAAATCTCATCCGGGTGTCAAGGTTTTGCAGGGGATGGATCCGCTCGTTTTCGAGTTTGACCCGGTATAA
- a CDS encoding AMP-binding protein, translating to MHFGYGQKESVYGIDALWDHAGRCAGWLKSQNLYKGDQILILAGPASFSWFVLDFGCQIAGVIPIIIPEYFPQEEIIHCISSTACRYFFYDKIEFWDFIPETIQNSEITWISLQDQVTPLHASLESILSDSIPVNEDLLSQWCSEIQSEDTAVILKTSGSTGHPKSVCLSHHNILSNIQSVLPLTPLERQHRVVSFLPIAHIFERMVVYCYLTSGATIYFFPSVGEAFHALPGIKPHFFSCVPRILERMYDDLLSRIQRFAWLRRIWMRMALETGKRFGVDIQKSPVYWLRWALIDFTVFRQWRHRIGGQVKGILVGAAPLNPVIGRVFSAARIRIREGYGMTETSPVISFNRFEAGGNRFGTAGIPIPGVKVRIAAPDPDGNGSIEVSGPNVMQGYLEKEANDAVFTTDGWFITGDTGRMVHRRFLEITGRTADAFKTSSGKFVSPDRISRMLDQDTLVDKSIIIGFQKPYVTALIYPNFIHLQWWCEENHIHWTAPAYMVHNPKVLSAYKEVIDSMNLRVASHEQIRQFNLLPIAWQEEELFSALGKVKPQLFINKYAREITGMYQNNNP from the coding sequence ATGCACTTTGGCTATGGCCAAAAGGAGTCGGTTTATGGTATCGACGCCCTGTGGGACCATGCCGGTCGCTGTGCCGGATGGCTTAAAAGTCAAAACCTGTATAAGGGAGACCAGATTCTTATTTTGGCCGGCCCGGCATCTTTCTCCTGGTTTGTATTGGATTTCGGCTGCCAAATCGCCGGTGTTATCCCGATAATAATCCCGGAGTATTTCCCTCAAGAAGAGATTATTCATTGCATATCATCCACTGCATGCAGATATTTTTTCTATGATAAAATAGAATTTTGGGATTTTATTCCAGAAACAATACAAAATTCAGAAATAACCTGGATTTCACTTCAGGATCAGGTGACTCCGCTTCATGCGAGCCTTGAATCAATCCTATCCGACTCAATTCCGGTTAATGAGGACCTGCTATCACAATGGTGTTCCGAAATACAATCCGAAGACACCGCGGTCATTCTCAAGACGTCCGGGTCAACCGGGCATCCCAAGAGTGTCTGCCTGAGCCACCATAATATCCTTTCCAACATCCAGTCGGTACTCCCGCTGACACCGCTGGAAAGGCAACATCGTGTGGTCAGTTTCCTTCCTATCGCCCATATATTTGAGCGTATGGTCGTCTACTGCTATCTGACGAGTGGAGCTACCATTTATTTTTTTCCTTCGGTCGGAGAGGCTTTTCATGCCTTGCCCGGGATTAAACCACACTTTTTTTCGTGTGTTCCCCGCATCCTGGAACGCATGTATGACGATTTGTTAAGCCGCATTCAGCGATTTGCCTGGCTCCGCCGCATCTGGATGCGGATGGCTCTGGAAACCGGAAAACGCTTTGGTGTGGATATCCAAAAATCACCGGTTTATTGGTTGCGCTGGGCCCTGATCGATTTCACGGTATTCCGGCAATGGCGTCATCGGATTGGCGGCCAGGTTAAAGGAATTCTGGTCGGTGCTGCCCCTTTAAATCCGGTGATCGGCCGGGTTTTTTCAGCAGCGCGCATCCGCATCCGGGAGGGTTATGGTATGACCGAAACTTCACCGGTGATCAGTTTTAACCGGTTTGAAGCCGGTGGAAACCGCTTTGGAACGGCCGGTATTCCCATCCCCGGGGTTAAAGTCCGTATTGCTGCGCCGGATCCGGATGGCAATGGTTCAATCGAAGTGTCCGGCCCGAATGTGATGCAGGGATATCTGGAAAAAGAGGCAAATGATGCGGTATTTACCACTGACGGGTGGTTTATAACCGGTGATACCGGCCGGATGGTACACCGGCGTTTCCTGGAAATCACCGGACGAACCGCAGATGCTTTCAAGACTTCCAGCGGCAAATTTGTCTCGCCGGACAGGATCAGCCGCATGCTGGATCAGGATACCCTCGTGGATAAAAGCATCATTATAGGATTTCAAAAACCTTATGTCACGGCCCTGATTTATCCGAATTTTATCCATCTGCAGTGGTGGTGTGAGGAAAACCACATCCACTGGACAGCTCCGGCATACATGGTGCACAATCCCAAAGTATTGTCGGCTTACAAAGAGGTGATTGATTCCATGAATCTCCGGGTAGCCAGCCACGAACAAATCCGGCAATTCAACTTACTCCCCATTGCATGGCAGGAAGAAGAGCTCTTCTCCGCCCTTGGAAAGGTAAAACCGCAACTATTTATTAATAAATATGCCCGGGAAATCACCGGCATGTATCAAAACAATAATCCATGA